From the genome of Agromyces intestinalis:
GACCCTGCGGAGCGGTCTCGGGATAGATCGAGACGGTCACGCTGTTGCCCGACACCTGCTCGTCGTAGCGGGTGACGCGGCCCCAGCCGGCGTAGCACTTGTTCGACCAGATGATCTCGAGCCGGGTGTGGTTCGTGCGGTCCGAGCTCGTGGCGACCTCGGCGTCGTTCACGCACGGCGTGAGCGCCGGATCGACGCCGTTGTGCACGTTGATCTGCGCGCGGGGGTTGATCGGGGCATCCGTCAGCTCTTTGATCGCAGCCTCGCGGGCCTCGGCGCGCGCCTGATCGAGTGCGGCGGCGGTGACCGCGGCGCTCACGCCCGCGCTCGCCAGGGTTCCGAGCACGAACGCGCCGGCGACCAGGGCGGCGATCGCGCCACGCCTGAGCGGCCGGCGGGCGGTCGAACCCGCGCGCGGCTCACGGTCGGCCTCCGTCGCGGATGCACCCGGGCTGGATGCACCCGGGCTGGATGCGTCAGCGCTGGATCGTTGGGCGCTGGATCGTTGGGCGCTGGATGCTTGGGCATCGCTCGTCACACGGCCAGACGTCGCGGTGGCGAGCGTCGCGGCACTCCCCGTCGCGATCGCGTCGCGGCGGCGCACCCAGCGAGCGGGATCCTCTCCGCAGGCTCGCACGACCCGGTCGACGGTGCGCGCCGAGGGCAGCTGCCGCCCAGCGAACGCGTCCGAAAGCACGGTCTTCGAGATGCCCGTGTCGTGCTGCAGCTTGCCGAGCGTGGGACTGCCGGCGGCCAGGCGCAGGGCGCGCAGGTCGGAGGCGAGCGCGGCGATGTCGTCGTTCGGGGTGGCGTCGGCCATCGGATGTTCCTCCGGAATGCGCGGTCGCTGCCGACGGGGTTCGGCTGCCGTTTCATCCTCCATCGGCGAGTCGGCGGTGCGCGGCGTACCCGTGACGCCAGTTCGGGGGTCGGGTCGACCGGATTCCGGGTGCGTTCGGTTCTTCCGGTTCGGTCGTCTCCGAACTCGCGCGGGCGGCCGGTCTCTGGTTGAGTCGAGGTGGGCAGTACGCCGCACGCACAGGCCAGGACGGGGCAGGCCGGGGAAGGGGGTCGTGTGAGTCCGTACCGCGACCGCTCCGCCGCGTGGGAGGCGCTGTTCTCGCGCACGACACCGCCCGAGGTGCTCGCCGCGATCGCCGAGCTGCATCCCGAGTTCCGCGCGACGGTGGCTCGGCATCCCAATTCGCCCGGCCGTACCGGCGCGGGGCGCGAACCGGTCGGGTCGCGCCGGGTCGTCTCCCTCGCCGACGGCGACGGGCTCGGCGTGCCGCTCGTGCCGAGTGGCCGCCGCCGCCCGGGTCGAGGGATTCGACGGGGCGCACGCCCTGCGACTCCGGCCGCGCCGGCGCTGCTCGTCGTGGCGGCCGCGTCGGCGCTCGTCGGGGTCGTCGTGGTGGCCGTGCTCATCGTCGCCTGACGCGGCCCGTCGGATGGGCCGGGTCGGTGCTCGCTCGCGGGCTATGCGCCCGTGAACACCAGCCAGAGCAGCAGCGCGTTCAGGGCGATCAGGAAGACGGATGACGCGACGCCCGCTGCGGTCGTGGCCCAGTGGTTGCGCCACCGCCCGAGCAGGCCCGCCTGCGCCGTCAGCGCGATCAAGGGGATGAGCGCGAACGGGATGCCGAACGACAGCACGACTTGGCTGAGCACGAGCGAGAGAGTCGGGTCGAATCCGAGCGCGAGGATGACCAGCGCCGGCACGAGGGTGATGAGCCGCCGCAGCATCAGCGGGATGCGCACGCGCAGCAGGCCGTGCATGATCTCGGCGCCGGCGTAGGCGCCGACGCTCGTCGATGCGAGTCCTGACGCGAGCAGCCCCACCGCGAACAGCGTCGCGATGACGGGCCCGAGCGATGCGCCGATCGCGGCGTACGCGCCCTCGAGCGAGTCGGTGCCCTCGACGCCCGCGAGGTTCACCGCGGCCAGCAGCAGGATGCACAGGTTCACGGTGCCGGCGATCGCCATCGCCACGGTCACGTCGACGCGGGTCGCGCGCACCAGCAGGTCGGTCGGCAGCGTCGTCGATGTTCCCGGAGGACGCGGCGCATCCGGCGCATCCAGTGCTGCCGCCTCCACTCGCATCGAGTGGGCGGGGAACGCGCCTTGTTCGCGCGGGTGGCGCGTTTCTTGCCCGTTCGATTCAGAGGCGGGCAGGGCCGTGGTTCCGCCTCGCACGAACCGGTCGCGGCTCAGCGCCGAGTGGGCGTAGATCGCATGCGGCATGATCGTCGCGCCGAGGATGGATGCCGCGAGCAGCACCGAGTTCGCGTCCTCGAACCGGGGCACGAGGCCCGCGGCGAGCCCGGCTGGGTCGGGGGGCGCGATGAACACGCCGACCGTGAAGCCGACCGCGATGATCACGAGCAGCCCCATGATCACGAACTCGAACGGTCGCGCGCCGCGCCGCTGCTGCAGCACGAGCAGCCCGACCGAGACCGCTCCCGTGATCAGCCCGCCCCAGAGGAGGGGCACGCCGAACAGCAGGTTGAGCGCGACCGCGCCGCCGATCACCTCGGCGAGGTCGGTGGCCATCGCGACGAGTTCGGCCTGCAGCCAATACGCGCGTCGCGCCCACCGGTTGCGCAGCCGCGCGCCGAGCACCTCGGGCAGGCTGCGGCCGGTGACGATGCCGAGCTTCGCCGACAGGTACTGGATGAGCCACGCCATGACGTTGCCGATGACCACGACCCACACCAGCAGGTAGCCGTATTGCGCTCCGGCGGTCATGTTGCTCGCGACGTTGCCGGGGTCGAGGTAGGCGACGCCCGCGACCAGTGCAGGCCCCAGTAGCCAGGCCACGCGCGGCACGGATGCGGCGCGGTCGCGCGTGCGAGGGGACCGGGTGTCGACGTCGACAGTTTTCGGCATACCGAAACCCTACTGGGTTTTCGGTATACCGAAAACCCGAACACACGTGTCGGGGACGCTCGTTGTCGCTCCGGGGCTGCGCAGGCGACAACAAGCGACCTCGACCTCGACCTCGACTTGGGCGGGAGCGGGCCTGCGGGCGGCGGTGCGCGGGTAGCGTGGGCGGGTGGACCACGAACACGAGGATGACCCGGAGCACGCCGAGCCCGCCCTCGCGCACGGCGTGGGCCCGTGGCCGGGCGGCGAGGCCGCCTGGCCCGACGATCCGCGCTACGACCCCGAGCTGCTGCGTGCCGGCGACCGGCGCAACGTCGTCGACCGCTACCGCTACTGGCGCATGGACGCGATCGTCGCCGACCTCGATGAGCGCCGGCACCCGTTCCACATCGCGATCGAGAACTGGCAGCACGACCTGAACATCGGCTCGATCGTGCGCACCGCGAACGCGTTCGCCGCCGACACCGTGCACATCATCGGTCGCCGGCGCTGGAACAAGCGGGGCGCGATGGTCACCGACCGCTATCAGCACCTGCAGTACCACGAGGATGTCGCGGGCTTCGCCGCGTGGGCGCACGAGGCATCCGTGCCGATCATCGCGGTCGACAACGTGCCGGGCTCGGTGCCGATCGAGGCGTTCGACTGGCCCGAGCGCTGCGTGCTCCTGTTCGGCCAGGAGGGCCCGGGCTCGACGCCCGAGGCGCTCGCCGCGGCCGACGCGATCGTCGAGATCACCCAGTACGGCTCGACCCGTTCGCTCAACGCGAGCGCGGCGGCCGCGATCGCGATGCACTCGTGGGTGCTGCGCTGGGCGGCGCGGGCAGCGGGCTCCTGACGCGTCTCGCGGCAGACTGTGCTCGTGCCCGTGATCGACAACGCCATCTACCGGGACGGCGCTCGCGTCCTCAGCCCGGCGAGCCTCGAGGAGACCTTCGAGGCCCTCGATGAGCATGGCGGCTTCGCTTGGATCGGCCTCTACCGGCCGACCGATGCCGAGCTGGAGTCCGTCGCGCGGGAGTTCGACCTGCATGGCCTCGCCGTCGAGGACGCCGGCAAGGGGCACCAGCGGGCGAAGCTCGAACGATACGGCGACACGCTGTTCGTCGTGCTGCGCCCCGCCCGCTACCTGGACGACGCGGAGGAGGTGGAGTTCGGGGAGGTGCATCTCTTCATCGGGGACACGTTCGCGGTGAGCGTTCGCCGCGCCGAGTCGCCCGATCTCTCGCGTGTGCGCCGCCGCCTCGAGACTGACCCCGACCTGTTGCGCAAGGGGCCCGAGGCGGTGCTCTACGCCGTGCTCGACGAGGTCGTCGATGAGTACGGCCCGGTCGTGGCCGGCCTCGAGAACGACATCGACGAGATCGAGGACCAACTGTTCTCGGGGGATCCCGCGGTGACTCGGCGCATCTACGACCTCGCGAGCGAGGTGATGGAATTCCAGCGGGCGACCGGGCCGCTGCTCGACATGTTCGTCGCGCTCGAGGGCGGTTTCGAGAAGTACGACATCGACGTCGAGCTGCGGCGGTACCTGCGCGACGTGAACGATCACGTGATCCGCGTCGTCGAGCGCGGCGAGGGGTTCCGGCAGCTGCTGCAGAACGCTCTCTCGGTGCACGCCACGCTCGTCACCCAGCGCCAGAACGACGAGATGCGCTCGCTCACCGAGGCGAGCTACGCGCAGGCCGAGCAGTCGAAGAAGGTCGCGAGCTGGGCAGCGATCATCTTCGCGCCGTCGCTCATCGCGGGTATCTACGGCATGAACTTCGCGCACATGCCCGAGCTCGAGTGGTGGCTCGGCTATCCGTTCGCGCTCGCGCTCATGGCCGGGTTCGCCGGGGTGCTCTACCTCGTGTTCCGGTCGCGGAAGTGGCTGTAACACCCTGTTGACACATGGTCAAGAGTGACGCGTATTCTGCGACCCTTGACACGCTCCCGCGCCCGGCCGGTAGGCATAGCGCATGAGACGCACTCGGCACCACGAATCGGTTCCACGTCTGCAGCGACCCCGTCGGGGGCCGCTCCTCATCGGCGCGGCCCTCGCGGCCCTGCCCCTCGCTCTCGGCGGCATCACCGCGCCCGCCGCCTGGGCCGCCGACGCGATCACGCTCGAAGGCGGCGTGAGCGCTCCCGTGTTCGACTACGACGACGCGATCCGCGAGCGGGTCTACATCCCGGTCGCGGGCGTCGACCAGGATCTCGACGGCCAAGACGACGTCACCCGCATCGAGATCATCCGTCCGGCCGAGTCCGACGACGGGCTCGAAGTGCCCGCCATCATCGACCCGAGTCCGTACTACACGACGCTCGGGCGGGGCAACGAGAGCGAATTCATCTCCGACACCGACGCCGACGGCCTGAACGACTCGTGGCCGCTGTTCTACGACAACTACTTCGTGCCGCGCGGGTACGCGGTGATCCTCGCGCAGATGGACGGCACCGCCGGGTCGACCGGATGCCCGATGCACGGCGGGCCCGGAGACATCCAGAGCATGAAGGTCGTGATCGACTGGCTGCAGGGCCGGGTCGAGGGCACCAACGCCGCCGGCGAGGCCGTGACGGCCGACTGGCACAACGGCAAGGCCGCGATGATCGGCAAGTCGTACGACGGCACGCTCGCCAACGGCGTCGCCGCCACGGGCGTCGAGGGCTTGACCACCATCGTGCCGATCTCGGCGATCTCGAACTGGTACGGCTACTCGCGCACCGGCGGCGTCGCCCACAACACGAACTACCCGTCGGGCCTCGCGAACACGGTCACGAATCCCGAGCGGCGGTCGCTATGCGCCCCGACTCGCACGCTGCTGAACGGCATCGACGGCGACGAGTCGGGCGACGTCAACCCGTTCTGGGCCGAGCGCGACTACCGCACCTCGATCGACGACCTGCACGCGTCGGTGTTCGTCGTGCACGGGCTGAACGACGACAACGTGCGCATGAGTCAGGTCGGCGACTATTGGAGCGCGCTCGCCGAGCGCGACGTGCCGCGCAAGATCTGGCTCGCGAAGGTCGGCCACGTCGACCCGTTCGACTTCCGTCGCGCCGAGTGGGTCGACACGCTGCACCGCTGGTTCGACCACTGGCTGCTCGACATCGACAACGGCATCATGGACGAGCCGCAGGCCACGGTCGAGACCGCGCCCGAGCAGTACGAGGATGTCGCGAGCTGGCCGGTTCCGGGCACCGAACCGGTCGACGTCTACCTGGGCGCGACCGCGCCGGGTGCCGCCGGTGCGCTGCGCTTGCAGGCGGCGGCCGAGCCTGCGTCGCTGTCGTTCACCGGGCCGACCGGGTCGATCACCGAGGGAAATGCGATCAACACGCCGGCCGGCTCGCAGGCCCAGCGACTGGTGTTCCTGTCGGAGCCCCTGACGACCGACCTGCGCATCTCGGGTACCGCCCGGGTCGAGCTCGCGGCGTCGCTCGGGGTCACCCAGGCGAACCTGTCGGCCTTGCTCGTCGACTACGGCCCGTCGACGCCGACGCCCCGTACGGGCGAGGGTGTGCAGAACACCACGACGACGACCTGCTGGGGCGCCGAGAGCGACGCCGACGATGCGTGCTACCTCGAGGTCGCCCGCCGCACGTCGACGGTCGACACCTGGCGGGTCACCCGGGGCGCGCTCGACACATCGAACCGCGAGTCGCTGATCGAGGGCGAGGGCACGCCGGTCGTCGCCGGCCAGCCCTACGCGTTCTCGTGGCCGCTCGAACCGTATGACACCACGTTCGCCGCCGGTCACCGCATCGGCGTCGTGGTGACGACGAACCTCTCGGGCTACAACATCGGCGGCACGGGAAGCGCGACCGTCACGGTCGACGCGGCGACGAGCCGCGTGGTTCTGCCCGTGGTCGGCGGGATCGGCGCGGCGGCCGCGGCAGGCGGCCTCGGAGTCCCGGCCCCGGTATCGCTGTCGTTCGAGGTCGGCGACCGGGGCGAGCCGATCGAGCCGCAGTCGGTCGCGTTCGGCACGGCACCCGTCGCGCCGGCCGATCCGGTGTCGGCAGACGGCTGGTGGCTGTTCGACGGCTGGTACACCGATGCGGCGCTCACCACGCCGTTCGACTTCGCCGCACCGCTCGTCGCGGACGCCACCGCGTACGCGAAGTGGAAGCCCGCCGACGCGACGGCCCCAGGCAAGGGCACGCTGTCGAACACGAGCGGGTGGGCGTACGGCCTGCACGACGGCACGTTCGAAGTGGTCATGAACCTGTGGTGGGGCGTGCCGGGCCGCGAGCTGCGGCTCTACGAGAACGGCGTGCTCGTGAGCACGCAGGCGCTCACCCCCACCGGCACCTCGCAAGAGGCACGGGTGGCGTTCACCGGCAAGCCGAACGGCACCTACGTCTACACCGCAGAGCTCGTCAACTCGCGCGGCGCGACGGCGGCGAGTTCGACCACGGTGAAGGTCACGGATGCAGCTCCGGCCAAGCCCGTGGTGTCGCACGACAACTGGGATCGAGACGGCGTGTTCACGGTCACCGCGAACCTGTGGTGGGGCACGAACGCGACGTCGTACCGGTTCCTCCTCGACGGGGTCGAGGTGGGCTCGGGCGAGCTGACGGCGGCGACGCCGGCCGCGCAGGCGGCCACGGTCGCGCTGACGGGTGTCGCGCCCGGCGCGCACACGCTCGTCGCGGTGTTCGCGAACGCGAACGGCGAGACGGCGTCCGCGCCAGTGAAGGTGGAGGTGCGCTGACCGGGGTGCGCAGCCTCGACCGGCTCCCGCCCACCAGGGCGGGAGCCGGTTGCGCGCCGCCTACCCGATGAGGCTCGGCTGCAGGTCGCGCACCGTGCGGAAGTGCGTCATGCGCGTCACACCGATCGCCCTCGCGATGCTGTTGGCCGTCGCAGGCGCAGTGCTCCTGCTGCGCCGTCGGTCGCAGGCCGGGTCGCGTTCCGAGCACTGATCGTCCACGGGAACGGGCGTCGCGGCGGCGCGGCGCCTGTTCCGCTCCTCGGGGCTCAGCCGCACTGCCCGTCACCACTTCGTGCGGCCGGCATGAGTGCGCGGTTCCGCGAACAGGTCACGGTTGCCGGCCGCGGCGCCTCCCCAGGCCCACTGCGATGCCACCGGCGATCACCAACGCCGCCGCCGCTACCGCGAACCCGGCTCCGCCGAATCCCGATGAGTCGAACCCGGTGGGCGGCAGCTCGGCCGACACCCCGGGCGCGGGTGCTGCGGGCACAGTCACGGTGACCGTCGCGATCGCGGAGGGGTCGCCGTTGCGCAGGAGCTGCTGACCGGTGTAGACGTCTTCGGTCGAGGTGCCCCCTGAGCTGGTCAGGCGCACTGACGCCGTATATTCACCGGGCTGCGTGTACTCGTGCTCGACCACGGGGGTCGATGTGACCAGCGTGGTGCCGTCACCGAAGTCCCACGCGTACTCCGCGATCGACCCGAACTCCACGGTCGAGCCCGACGCGTCGAACGTCACCGGTGAGTTCGGCTCCGACGCCGTCAACCGTGCGATCGGCGCCTGATCCGGCGTCACCGCCAGACCGAGAAGGCCGGAAGCTTCGAACGGGGACTGGGAGAGCGTCGCCAATGTCCCGGCATCGTGCGCGCTCACCAACGGCGTCTCGGACCCGGCCGGCGTCGACCGAGTCGCCGAATAGACACGCGAACCGTCGGGCGTGACTGCGAGATCCCCGGTCTCGTATGGGAAGGGCGTTGAAGTGGTCACCGTCATCGACGTGATGTCGACCGAAGTGAGCTCGGCCGTAACGTCCCCCACCCCGGCCAGCGTGTAGACGTACGCGCCGTCCGGCGCCATCGCAAGTGCCCCGTAGGAGAGATCGAGATCGAGCCTGAGATCGGTGATCTCACCTGTGGTCAGGTCCAGCCGTGTCACCGCAGGCACCCCCGACTCCTCCACCGTTCTGCCGACTTCGCCACTGAGCACCGCGGTCGATCCGTCCGGTGTCAGCACCAGCGCACGCGCGTAGTGGTCGGCCAGCGGAATCGTCCTCACCGGATCGAGCGTTGTCGCGTCGAATGCACGCAACTCGGAGATCGGGTTGAATCGCGTGCCTGCACACAGGAGCCAGACCGTGCCGCCATCAGGGGCGAACGCCACCGCAGCCGCCGATGTGGCATCGCCTGTGCACCCGTCGAAACGCTCGAACGCGCGAGTGGCCACGTCGCCTCGGGCATGCGGCAGCATGACCACCGATCCGTCGGGACTCACGGCCAGTGACCTCGGCGACCCGACGCTTGCGTCCTGCCAGATCATCTCTCCCGTCGACGCGTCGAAAGCCGCGAACCCACCAACCGTTCCCCCGAGGTCGTCCACGAAGGTGCCGAACGAGTACACGGTTCGCGCATCGGGCGAATACGCGAGTGCTGTCACCGTGTAGCCGGGCAGGTTCGTCTGCCTGACCGATCCGTCATCCGCTGTCACGAACCCCAGAGCCCCCCAGTTCCCTTCCCACTCGCCGCCCGGCAGGGGAACGTTGAGACCGGTCACGACCTCCCACGAACGACCCGCGGTAGGGGCCGCCGCGGCCTGCGCGCCCGCAGGAGCCAGCGTCAGCACCGCAAGCGACGCCAGCGCCAGGGCGGAACCGATCCGTCGCACGGTATGTCACCGTCCTTTCGCGCACGCCGATGGTCGTCACCGTATCGTCAGCGATACCCCGCGACAAGGGTGCACGCCTGCCCGGCACGCTTGCGGCCGCGCACGACACGTCACTAGGTTGATCAGCATCGACACGCACGGGGGGCCTGCGATGCGATACCTCGGAGCGGCGCTCGTTGTGGCCACACTCGTCCTGCTCGGAATCGTTCCCACAGCCACAGCCACAGCCACAGCCGCAGCCACAGCCACAGCCGCAACGCCACCCGATGACACGGGTCGCTCGTGGGAAGTCGCGGCGGCGCGTTGGGATTTCATCCGGGGCCCCGGTTCCACCGTGTACACGGGCGCGTTGGCATTTCTGAACGTCGATGACGGCTCGGTGCGTGAACTGCCGTGGGGAGACTACGCGCCCGGTGATGTTGCCTACGCCCCCGATGCTCGGACCCTGTACACCGTGGGCCTGATCAGCATCGGCGATACGATCTTCGATGCTGAGGTGCATCTCGCAGCTCATGATGCGTCCTCCGGTGACGTGAGGTGGACGGTACCCCTCTCTGACAGCCAAGAACGACTGGCGGTCAGCCCCGATGGGTCAATCGCGATAACCACGAACGACAGGATCGATCTGACCACGCGCCAGGTGGTTCCTTTCGACGCGTGCGGCGGGACAGTCAACGACGGTCCGATCGACGTCGCCTTCAGCCCCGACGGCAGCACCGCCTGGATCGTCTGCAGATTCCGCGATCCTGACCGTGCGGAGTTGCGCGCGTTCGACCCCGCGACCCTCGATCTTCTCCGCACCATTGAACTCGCCCACGATGTGACCGGCCGCATCGCGTTGACCCCCGACGGGTCGACGGCGGTGCTCTCGGGCGCGCGGCTGAATCTGCCCGTCTTCAACCAGCGAGCGGTCCGTGTCGATCTCGCAACCGGGGCAGTCGCCGATATCGCCACCGACTCGTCGTTCATGTTGGGGTCGATCTCGATCGCGCCCGACGGCACCCGCGCGTATCTCAGCGTTCAGCAGGCATCGGATGACAGCCAGGACTCGCTGTGGGCTGTGGACATCGCGACGATGACTCTTGCAGCTTCGGGCCCGCTCGAAAACTATGGGACGCATCCGATCGTCACGCCCGACGGTGCGGAGGTCTTCGCGACAGGGTACGGCCCGTGGGGCGAGGCCGGCGAACGTGCCAAAGCGATCTCGGCGCACGACGCTGCCACGCTTACCCCACTCGGCGCGACACCACCGCTCCCAGGCGCCGAGAATCTGGCGGTCACTCCTGACCAAGCGCCGGTGGCGCGGCTGACCGCGTCGGAGCCGAACTCGCCGGTGACGTTCGATGCGTCGGCCTCGACGGTGGAGTTCGGGTCGATTGCGGAGTACGCGTGGGACTTCGGCGATGGCGTGAGCACCGTGACCACGACGCCGACCGTGGAGCATGAGTACGCCGAACCGGGTGAGTTCACCGCGACCGTTCGGTTGACGAGTTCGGGCGGCACGTCGACCGAGGACGTGTACACCGGTCACCAGTTGCTGCGCAACGGCGACGCGTCGGCGGTGGCGACGGTCACGGTCACGGTGCCCGAGCCCGCGGTGCCCGGGTCGGGGGTGGCGGGTGAGTTGCCGCCCGCCGGGTTCAACGGGGCGACGTGGGTGATCGCGGGCATCGGGATGCTGCTGACCGGTGCGCTCGCGGTGGTCATCGTCCGCCGCCGGGTGCAACCCCAACGGAAGGACGCATGATGCGACGAATCGGAGTGGTGTTCGCGATGGTCGCACTGGCACTGCTCGGGATCCCCTCCGCGGCCACGGCCGCCACATCACCCGCCGACGACACGGGCCGCTCGTGGGAGGTTGCCGTATCGTCACTGGCCAGTGACGATACGGCAGGTGAGTACGCACTGAGCTTCCTCAGCGTCGATGACGGTTCGGCGCGTCAGGTCGGGCTGCAGGACTACGACTCCGTAGATGGCCTCGCCTACGCGCCCGACGCGCGCACGCTGTACACCGTCGGTTTCGTCGTCGACGAACTCGATTACGAGCATCAGGCCGTGACAGCCCACGATGCGACGACCGGTGACGTCCTGTGGAGCACAACCGCCGGCGATGCCGGCTCGAGATACTTCCCGATGATCGCCGTGAGTCCGGACGGCGCGGTCGCGATGACAACGGGCAACGACGAGGCCAGGGTAGATCTGGTCACCCGCGCGTCTACGCCGTTCGACGCGTGTGCGGGTGGCTTCGGCTTTGCGACTGGCGCCGCGTTCAGTCCCGACGGCAGAGCCTGGTTCGTGTGCAGGCCCGCACTGCCCGCCGCCGGCATCGAGTTGCGTGCGTATGACGTGGCGACACTCAGCCTGGTCGACACCGTCGAGATCCCAGGCTTCTATCCCCGCGACTCGCGCATCGCTATCACACCCGACGGGTCGACCGCGGTGCTGTCGAACGCGGCACTGGCGACCCCCCCATCGGTAGAAACGACGCTGCGCATCGACCTTGTCACTGGGGCACACGGCGCGATCGAGCAGTTCACCGCCGGAAGCATCGCGCTGTCACCTGACAGCGCCCGAGCTTGGGTCGCAAGCTCTTGGTACGCCGACGACCGCGCACTTCACGCGGTCGATCTCGATGCGACCGCGGTCATTGCCTCACTTCCGCTCGCGGTGGGCACGTTCGCGAACCCCCTCGTCACTCCCGACGGCAGCCGGATCTACATGATCACCGAAGAAAACACAGGCGGTGGGTGGGAGTACGCGGTGTCGCGCCACAACGCCGACACCCTCGCCGTGCTCGGCGATACGCCACTGCCCGGCTTCGGCGTCGACCTGGCGGTCACCCCTGACCAGGCGCCGGTGGCGCGGCTGACCGCATCCGAGCCGAACTCGCCGGTGACGTTCGACGCGTCGGCCTCGACGGTGGAGTTCGGCACGATCGCCGAGTACGCGTGGGACTTCGGCGACGGCGTGAGCACCGTGACCACGACCCCGACCGTGGAGCATGAGTACGCCGAACCTGGCGAGTACACCGCGACCGTTCGGCTGACGAGTTCGGGTGGCACGTCGACCGAGGACGTGTACACGGGCCAGCAGATGTTGCGTAACGGCGACGCGTCGGCGGTCGCGACGGTCACGGTCACGGTTCCCGAGCCCGCGGTGCCCGAGCCCGCGGTGCCCGAGCCCGCGGTGCCCGAGCCCGCGGTGCCCGGGTCGGGGGTGGCGGGTGAGTTGCCGCCCGCCGGGTTCCAGGGGGCGTGGGTGGTGATCGTGGGGTTCGGGATGCTGGTGGCCGGTGCGCTCGCGGTGGTCATCGTCCGCCGCCGGGTGCAACCCCAACGGAAGGACGCATGATGCGACGGACTGGATCGACACGGGCGCTCACCGCACTTGCCGTGGTCGGGATCGCAGCCGCCCCCGCAGCCCCAGCCACGGCCGCCACACCACCAGACGATGACACGGGCCGGTCGTGGGAAGTCGCCGTGGCCTCGTTGGATCTCACCCGTGATCCCTGGACGTTTTCGGGCTCGTTGGCATTTCTGAATATCGATGATGGGTCGTTGCGCCAGACGCCGTGGAGTGACTACGCGCCAAATGCTCTCGCGTACGCGCCGGACGCCCGCACCCTGTACACCGTCGGCGCTGTCGGCGACGCAGAGGTTGCAGAGGTCT
Proteins encoded in this window:
- a CDS encoding Nramp family divalent metal transporter encodes the protein MPKTVDVDTRSPRTRDRAASVPRVAWLLGPALVAGVAYLDPGNVASNMTAGAQYGYLLVWVVVIGNVMAWLIQYLSAKLGIVTGRSLPEVLGARLRNRWARRAYWLQAELVAMATDLAEVIGGAVALNLLFGVPLLWGGLITGAVSVGLLVLQQRRGARPFEFVIMGLLVIIAVGFTVGVFIAPPDPAGLAAGLVPRFEDANSVLLAASILGATIMPHAIYAHSALSRDRFVRGGTTALPASESNGQETRHPREQGAFPAHSMRVEAAALDAPDAPRPPGTSTTLPTDLLVRATRVDVTVAMAIAGTVNLCILLLAAVNLAGVEGTDSLEGAYAAIGASLGPVIATLFAVGLLASGLASTSVGAYAGAEIMHGLLRVRIPLMLRRLITLVPALVILALGFDPTLSLVLSQVVLSFGIPFALIPLIALTAQAGLLGRWRNHWATTAAGVASSVFLIALNALLLWLVFTGA
- a CDS encoding magnesium and cobalt transport protein CorA translates to MPVIDNAIYRDGARVLSPASLEETFEALDEHGGFAWIGLYRPTDAELESVAREFDLHGLAVEDAGKGHQRAKLERYGDTLFVVLRPARYLDDAEEVEFGEVHLFIGDTFAVSVRRAESPDLSRVRRRLETDPDLLRKGPEAVLYAVLDEVVDEYGPVVAGLENDIDEIEDQLFSGDPAVTRRIYDLASEVMEFQRATGPLLDMFVALEGGFEKYDIDVELRRYLRDVNDHVIRVVERGEGFRQLLQNALSVHATLVTQRQNDEMRSLTEASYAQAEQSKKVASWAAIIFAPSLIAGIYGMNFAHMPELEWWLGYPFALALMAGFAGVLYLVFRSRKWL
- a CDS encoding CocE/NonD family hydrolase, which gives rise to MRRTRHHESVPRLQRPRRGPLLIGAALAALPLALGGITAPAAWAADAITLEGGVSAPVFDYDDAIRERVYIPVAGVDQDLDGQDDVTRIEIIRPAESDDGLEVPAIIDPSPYYTTLGRGNESEFISDTDADGLNDSWPLFYDNYFVPRGYAVILAQMDGTAGSTGCPMHGGPGDIQSMKVVIDWLQGRVEGTNAAGEAVTADWHNGKAAMIGKSYDGTLANGVAATGVEGLTTIVPISAISNWYGYSRTGGVAHNTNYPSGLANTVTNPERRSLCAPTRTLLNGIDGDESGDVNPFWAERDYRTSIDDLHASVFVVHGLNDDNVRMSQVGDYWSALAERDVPRKIWLAKVGHVDPFDFRRAEWVDTLHRWFDHWLLDIDNGIMDEPQATVETAPEQYEDVASWPVPGTEPVDVYLGATAPGAAGALRLQAAAEPASLSFTGPTGSITEGNAINTPAGSQAQRLVFLSEPLTTDLRISGTARVELAASLGVTQANLSALLVDYGPSTPTPRTGEGVQNTTTTTCWGAESDADDACYLEVARRTSTVDTWRVTRGALDTSNRESLIEGEGTPVVAGQPYAFSWPLEPYDTTFAAGHRIGVVVTTNLSGYNIGGTGSATVTVDAATSRVVLPVVGGIGAAAAAGGLGVPAPVSLSFEVGDRGEPIEPQSVAFGTAPVAPADPVSADGWWLFDGWYTDAALTTPFDFAAPLVADATAYAKWKPADATAPGKGTLSNTSGWAYGLHDGTFEVVMNLWWGVPGRELRLYENGVLVSTQALTPTGTSQEARVAFTGKPNGTYVYTAELVNSRGATAASSTTVKVTDAAPAKPVVSHDNWDRDGVFTVTANLWWGTNATSYRFLLDGVEVGSGELTAATPAAQAATVALTGVAPGAHTLVAVFANANGETASAPVKVEVR
- a CDS encoding DUF2690 domain-containing protein, whose product is MADATPNDDIAALASDLRALRLAAGSPTLGKLQHDTGISKTVLSDAFAGRQLPSARTVDRVVRACGEDPARWVRRRDAIATGSAATLATATSGRVTSDAQASSAQRSSAQRSSADASSPGASSPGASATEADREPRAGSTARRPLRRGAIAALVAGAFVLGTLASAGVSAAVTAAALDQARAEAREAAIKELTDAPINPRAQINVHNGVDPALTPCVNDAEVATSSDRTNHTRLEIIWSNKCYAGWGRVTRYDEQVSGNSVTVSIYPETAPQGPDRQSATEPNVQGAYTTLVVRPTPQTRLCAVGAITVDGESIDLGEPLCI
- a CDS encoding RNA methyltransferase encodes the protein MDHEHEDDPEHAEPALAHGVGPWPGGEAAWPDDPRYDPELLRAGDRRNVVDRYRYWRMDAIVADLDERRHPFHIAIENWQHDLNIGSIVRTANAFAADTVHIIGRRRWNKRGAMVTDRYQHLQYHEDVAGFAAWAHEASVPIIAVDNVPGSVPIEAFDWPERCVLLFGQEGPGSTPEALAAADAIVEITQYGSTRSLNASAAAAIAMHSWVLRWAARAAGS